The DNA region GGCGCGAGGCACCGCCCGCAGCGACGCACCACCATCCACCCACGACCAAGCTCAGCGGCATCCAGCCGGTGAGCCAGCCCACCATGCCCAAGCTCACCTCAAGCCCGGACTTGACTTCGACCTCATAGGTTGGTCAGCCGAGGTCGATGACGGGGGCGCCGGCGACGATCCGCATCGCGCCCCAGTCGCCGGAGAGCTCGTAGACGTCGCCGTCGGAGCGCAGGGTGTCGATGTTGCCGTAGTCGATCTCGCCGTCGGCGTCGATGGCGGGCGGTCCTGTGCCCATGGTCCAGGTGACCTCGGCGAGGTCGGGGAACCGCAGTGCCGCACTGCGGTAGCAGTACTGCTCGCCGGGCAGCGGCTCGTCGTACGACGGGTGACTCGGCAGGACGACCAGATCCAGGTCGAAGACGACCTCACCCGGTCGCACGGTGACGTCGAGCACCCAACTGTCCGTGAGGTGCACGTTCGCGAAACCCACAGCGGTGTACGCGGCCATGCGCTCACGGTACGCCTGCCGGGACTCCACACCGTGTACGGCAGCCTCGGGGTTTCCTCATCGGCGAGGCAGCGTCAGTGGTTGCCGCGACGGTGGCTGTCGCACGATCGGCGTGCGGCGCGCTGGAGGAGCCGGGCCCGGAAGGCTCGCCGCCAGGGGCTGCGCGTGGTACAGAGAGCTGTGGAGCTACGTCATGTCCGCTACTTCGTGGCGGTCGCCGAGGAGAAGAGCTTTACCCGCGCCGCGGAGAAGCTGCTGATCGCGCAGTCGCCGCTGTCCCAGCAGATCAAGAAGCTCGAGCACGAACTGGATGTGGAGCTGTTCACGCGCACCACGCGGTCGGTGCAGCTGACGCACGCAGGGAGCGTGTTCTACGAACGGGCCCGCATGCTGCTCGCGCGTAGCGACGAGGCCATGGCCGATGCGAAGAAGGCCGCCGAAGGTCAGCTCGGCAGGCTGTCACTGGCGTTCACCGGCACGGCGACCTACGAGCTGTTGCCCGGGCTCGTACGGGCGTTCCAGGAGCGCAACCCCGACGTCCAGCTCGAGCTGCACAGCGAGATGCTCACGCCCGCACAGGCCGAGGGCCTGCTCGAGGGTCGGATCGACGTCGGTGTGCTCCGACCGCCGGTGACCGCCGAGGGCCTGGTCGTCGAGATGGTGCGCGAGGAGCCGCTCGTGGTACTGATGCCGACGCAGCATCCGCTGGCCGGCGCGCGCTCGATCTCGCTGGAGACGCTTGCCGACGAGCCCTTCATCAGTTACCCGAGCAACCCGCCGTCGAGCGTCTACGGCGTCGTGATCGACGCGTGCCGTCGCGCGGGCTTCGTTCCGAACGTGCGACACGAGCTGGCCGAGACGGCGTCGATGGTCGCCATGGTGGCAGCGGGCATGGGTATCGCGCTCGTGCCGGAGTCGGTGCGGCAGTTGCGGATCAACGGCGCGACCTATCGGCGGCTCTCGACGCCCCAGGTGAGCGTGCAGCTCGCTCTGGCTTATCGCGAGGGCGAGGTCAGCCCGGTGGTCCGGCGGTACCTCGAGACGGCACGCTCCGTAGTGCGCAGTCGAGACCGCGGACCCGCGCCCGGCACCATCCGAGGACCGGGCGACGAGGACGACTACTTCTCCCTCTCGATCTAGGGTCGAGAGGGAGAAGGCATACGCCCACCGCTGACCTGCGGCTTCCACCCGGCAACCAAGACGTGCATCCTCTTAATCGCGCAATTTTCCTGTGTTGGACATTTCAGTGCGGTGTTTCTAGCGTCTTTCCCCTCACCTCATGCCGGCCGAGTCGAAGGGGACCGCGATCATGACCAGCCAGATCGAGAGTCCGCCCACCGCCGTCGCGGAGGTGTTAAGCCCGCGGCACCTGCGAAGCTGCCTGTCCCGGTTCGTCACCGGCGTGACCGTCGTCAGCTACACCCACGACGACGAGCCACGGGGTGCCACGGTCAACTCCTTCACCGCCGTGTCGCTCGACCCACCACTGGTGCTCGTCTCACTGGCGCGCAGCGCCCGGGCGGCCGGGCACGTGGGCCACGGTCCGTTCGCGATCAACGTGCTGCGCGCCGACCAGATCGACGTGGCGATGCAGTTCGCCGGCCGCCCGCGCGCCGGCGCCCGCGTCCGCTGGCAGCACGACGGCGAAGCCCCGT from Streptosporangiales bacterium includes:
- a CDS encoding LysR family transcriptional regulator gives rise to the protein MELRHVRYFVAVAEEKSFTRAAEKLLIAQSPLSQQIKKLEHELDVELFTRTTRSVQLTHAGSVFYERARMLLARSDEAMADAKKAAEGQLGRLSLAFTGTATYELLPGLVRAFQERNPDVQLELHSEMLTPAQAEGLLEGRIDVGVLRPPVTAEGLVVEMVREEPLVVLMPTQHPLAGARSISLETLADEPFISYPSNPPSSVYGVVIDACRRAGFVPNVRHELAETASMVAMVAAGMGIALVPESVRQLRINGATYRRLSTPQVSVQLALAYREGEVSPVVRRYLETARSVVRSRDRGPAPGTIRGPGDEDDYFSLSI
- a CDS encoding flavin reductase gives rise to the protein MTSQIESPPTAVAEVLSPRHLRSCLSRFVTGVTVVSYTHDDEPRGATVNSFTAVSLDPPLVLVSLARSARAAGHVGHGPFAINVLRADQIDVAMQFAGRPRAGARVRWQHDGEAPCLADTIATFQCHPWRIYDGGDHVLVVGEVVTADHRPGEPLLFTGGSFAMTGLPLHDAPRMVARDDPSANPWLAHACRLHDAASA